A genomic region of Bosea sp. 124 contains the following coding sequences:
- the serA gene encoding phosphoglycerate dehydrogenase, whose amino-acid sequence MPRERLSLSKDRIKVLLLEGINDSAADLLLNAGYTNMTRLPKALDRDALLKAIEGVHVLGIRSRTQLTEEIFAQASRLFAVGCFSVGTNQVDLQAARNRGVPIFNAPFSNTRSVAELTIGEIVMLLRRIPDRSRSAHDGGWDKSANGAFEVRGKILGIVGYGNIGSQLSTLAEAMGMRVVYFDQTDRLRHGNTDSVPSLDDLLGFADIVSLHVPETPQTAGMIGAEQIAKMKSGAYLINNSRGTVVDLNALAAALRSGHLAGAAVDVFPVEPASNADRFVSPLQGLQNVILTPHIGGSTEEAQERIGAEVARKLIDYSDVGSTVGAVNFPQVQLAPRAVGTRFIHVQRNVPGMLRRLNDVFANRDVNIAAQNYQTDGEVGYVVMEADSIGADARDILREIAALEGTIRARLLYQRA is encoded by the coding sequence ATGCCCCGCGAACGCCTGTCCCTGTCCAAGGACCGCATCAAGGTCCTGCTGCTGGAAGGCATCAACGATTCCGCCGCAGATCTGCTGCTGAATGCCGGCTACACCAACATGACGCGCCTGCCCAAGGCGCTCGACCGCGACGCCCTGCTCAAGGCCATCGAGGGCGTGCATGTGCTCGGCATCCGCTCGCGCACGCAATTGACCGAAGAGATCTTCGCCCAGGCCAGCCGGCTTTTTGCGGTCGGCTGCTTCTCGGTCGGGACGAACCAGGTCGATCTGCAGGCCGCGCGCAATCGCGGCGTGCCCATCTTCAACGCCCCCTTCTCCAACACCCGCAGCGTCGCCGAACTGACGATCGGCGAAATCGTCATGCTGCTGCGCCGGATTCCGGACCGCTCGCGCTCCGCCCATGACGGCGGCTGGGACAAATCCGCCAACGGCGCCTTCGAGGTCCGCGGCAAGATCCTCGGCATCGTCGGCTACGGCAATATCGGCAGCCAGCTCTCGACGCTGGCCGAGGCGATGGGCATGCGCGTCGTCTATTTCGACCAGACCGACCGCCTGCGCCACGGCAACACCGATTCGGTGCCGAGCCTCGACGATCTGCTCGGCTTTGCCGATATCGTCTCGCTGCATGTGCCCGAGACGCCGCAGACGGCCGGCATGATCGGCGCCGAACAGATCGCGAAGATGAAGTCCGGCGCCTATCTGATCAACAATTCGCGCGGCACGGTGGTCGATCTCAATGCGCTGGCCGCGGCGCTGCGCAGCGGACATCTCGCCGGAGCGGCCGTCGATGTCTTCCCGGTCGAGCCGGCCTCCAACGCCGACCGTTTCGTCTCGCCGCTGCAGGGGCTCCAGAACGTCATCCTGACCCCGCATATCGGCGGCTCGACCGAAGAGGCGCAGGAGCGCATCGGTGCCGAGGTCGCGCGCAAGCTGATCGACTATTCCGATGTCGGATCGACGGTCGGCGCGGTCAATTTCCCGCAGGTGCAGCTCGCCCCGCGCGCCGTCGGCACGCGCTTCATCCATGTCCAGCGCAATGTGCCGGGCATGCTGCGGCGCCTGAACGACGTCTTCGCCAACCGCGACGTCAACATCGCCGCGCAGAACTACCAGACCGACGGCGAGGTCGGCTATGTCGTGATGGAAGCGGACAGCATCGGCGCCGATGCCCGCGATATCCTGCGCGAAATCGCCGCGCTCGAAGGCACGATCAGGGCGCGACTGCTCTACCAGCGCGCCTGA
- a CDS encoding NfeD family protein codes for MASSILWLGAWGWVILGLVLIGGEVFAPGIFLLWLGLAALLTGAVVGLVNIGWEAAALVFAGFSLVSVVVGRLLTRRKGEEPDAATGLNDRGRQLIGKVFRLEATMAGGEGRIRVGDSSWRVTGPELLAGSEIRVVRVEGATLVVEKA; via the coding sequence ATGGCGTCCTCGATCCTGTGGCTGGGGGCCTGGGGCTGGGTCATCCTCGGCCTCGTCCTGATCGGCGGCGAGGTCTTCGCGCCGGGCATCTTCCTGCTCTGGCTCGGGCTTGCGGCGCTGCTGACGGGCGCGGTCGTCGGACTCGTCAATATCGGTTGGGAGGCGGCGGCACTGGTCTTCGCCGGCTTCAGCCTCGTCAGCGTGGTGGTCGGGCGCCTGCTGACGCGCCGCAAGGGCGAGGAGCCCGATGCCGCCACCGGCCTCAACGACCGTGGCCGCCAGCTCATCGGCAAGGTCTTCCGGCTCGAAGCCACGATGGCCGGCGGCGAGGGCCGCATCCGCGTCGGCGATTCATCCTGGCGCGTCACCGGCCCCGAATTGCTGGCCGGCAGCGAGATTCGCGTCGTGCGCGTCGAGGGTGCGACACTTGTGGTCGAGAAGGCGTGA
- a CDS encoding SPFH domain-containing protein encodes MDTLPGFSIFVIVLVLLVVITIAFLVKTVPQGYNYTVERFGRYSRTLSAGLNLIVPYIDRIGHKVNVMEQVLDIPSQEAITKDNAGVRIDAAAFYQILDAAKARYEVSALDDALITLTMTNIRTVVGSMDLDQLLSHRDEINERLLRVMDAAASPWGVKVTRIEIRDILPPADIVGAMNRQMKAEREKRAAVLEADGMRQAEILKAEGMKQAQILAAEGRKEAAFRDAEARERSAQAEAAATAMISEAIGKGDIQAANFLVAERYTDALKAIATAPNSKVVIVPIEAAALAGTVGGIAQLTRAVFGDDAAETRRGGSVPPAGRSA; translated from the coding sequence ATGGACACCTTGCCGGGTTTCAGCATCTTCGTCATCGTGCTCGTCCTGCTCGTCGTCATCACCATCGCCTTCCTGGTGAAGACGGTGCCGCAGGGCTATAATTATACGGTAGAGCGTTTCGGCCGTTACTCGCGCACGCTCAGCGCCGGCCTCAACCTGATCGTGCCCTATATCGATCGCATCGGCCACAAGGTGAATGTCATGGAGCAGGTGCTCGACATTCCCTCGCAGGAGGCCATCACCAAGGACAATGCCGGCGTCCGCATCGACGCCGCCGCCTTCTACCAGATCCTCGACGCCGCCAAGGCCCGCTACGAGGTTTCCGCGCTCGACGACGCGCTGATCACGCTGACCATGACCAATATCCGCACCGTCGTCGGCTCGATGGACCTCGACCAGCTCCTCTCGCATCGCGACGAGATCAACGAGCGGTTGCTGCGCGTCATGGACGCCGCCGCCTCGCCTTGGGGCGTCAAGGTCACCCGCATCGAGATCCGCGACATCCTGCCGCCGGCCGACATCGTCGGCGCGATGAACCGCCAGATGAAGGCCGAGCGCGAGAAGCGCGCCGCCGTGCTCGAGGCCGACGGCATGCGCCAGGCCGAAATTCTCAAGGCCGAGGGCATGAAGCAGGCGCAGATCCTTGCCGCCGAAGGCCGCAAGGAAGCCGCTTTCCGCGATGCCGAGGCGCGCGAGCGCTCGGCCCAGGCCGAGGCTGCCGCGACCGCCATGATCTCGGAGGCAATCGGCAAGGGCGACATCCAGGCCGCGAACTTCCTGGTCGCAGAGCGCTACACCGACGCGCTGAAAGCCATTGCCACCGCCCCCAACAGCAAGGTCGTGATCGTGCCGATCGAGGCCGCCGCGCTCGCCGGCACGGTCGGCGGCATCGCGCAGCTCACCCGCGCCGTCTTCGGCGACGACGCGGCCGAAACCCGGCGCGGCGGCTCCGTGCCTCCCGCCGGCCGCAGCGCCTGA